The window ACAGAATCCATAAAGTCAAAACTCTGCAAATCTGATTCTTTTTTAACAACAAGAGGACCTGCGATAGGGTATATCTGTTCAAAGATATCGTTGCCAACAAAAAGATAAACATAGCCCGATGGTGTTCTAAGTACTGACTTACCCGAAAGCAGAGCAGCCCCCAACATCCCGGCAGACCCTGCAAACACCCCTATCCTTCCTCTGTCGCCCTTATGAGAATATCTAGAAATATTGAGTTCATCAGAAAAAACACTGATATCCTCAATTAATAGACCGCTAGACTGTCTTTTTATCAATTCCGGAGGAAAAGAAATCTCAACAAGATGAATATCACCACATCTCTTTCTGTAAGAAGGGAAAAAACATTCCTGTTTATAGACTCCTACATTAACCGTAACATCCGCAATAAGGCCATAGTCATCATAAATACCGGCAGGCACATCTATAGAAAAAATCCTTATGTCATCAAGATTATTAATAAAAGAAACAATACTTTTTATATCTTGCCTTAATTCCGACTTTTGGCCTATGCCAAGAAGACCTTCTACAATCCAGTCGGCTTTGGAACATATCTCTTCACAGATACTTCTATCATTTTCCCAGACATATGTATCAATACCAAGACTTCTTATGATATCCAGCTGAATAGCAGGAATATCTCTAAGGCTTTCTTTTGTGATTATCACTTTAATAGAAGAAAAACCTTTAAAAAAAGCATTCCTCGCCATTACCATGGCGTCTCCGCCATTATTGCCGGTACCACACAAAAAAACTACAGAATCAGAAGCAGAACAAAATTTATCAAAGAAAAGCTCAGACAGAGCAGTCCCTGCTTGCTCCATCAGAATTATTGCAGGAATACCATAGTTCTGTTGGACCCCAGAATCAATCAGTGCAGCAGAATCCATACTGACGATATGTTTCATTGTCCTTTCCCGTATAATATACTATCAGTTCTCCACCATACAAGATCAGCACCATCATTAGTAACAATTATCGCTCCTAAAATACCTTCTGGAGAAACAGTATATGATACATACAATGGATCGGAGTAGGGCATATCTAAAATAAATTTCTTCTGAAGCTCTTTTTTGAGATCATAGATAAGTAGTTCTAAGTCATCTTTTTCGCTTTGTTTCCTTACAAAAAAAAGCTTATTTCCAGATGCAGCTCCAATAAAATCATAAGGAACCGTAAAATCCGCAATACTTCTTGCAAAAGCACGTTGTTCTTTCTGCAAATTTATCTCTGGTAACTCCATATAGGTTAGGTATTTCTTGTCTTTAAAATCATAAAAATAAACCCTAGATATATATTTACTCAGTCCAGAAAAAGAACCTGTATCAGTATCTTTATCTTTTATAAAATAGTCATACTTAACATATACTCCATTGCCATCAAAATCAGATACAACAGTATCAATAGAAGGGGTAAGAGAGTCAGGAGAATATCCATCTGGCAGCGGTAAACTGGACAAAGAAAAAGACTTAAAATATTCCAACGAACCATCCACAGTAAAAACATACACATCCCACGAGTAAAGCTGTCTACAGATAACAACAAGTTCGTCATTTACAGTAACATTTATGGAAACAATATACGGAAAAGGAGAACCTGCCACACCTTCTCTTCCTATATAATCCTTGAAAGTTCCAGAAGAATCAAACCTTAAAACAACCTGATTATTGGAAGAATTGGAAAAATCAGAATATCCACTTGCCACATAATCTTCCACATACAAACTCATAGAAGAAGTAACAGCTATACTCTCGTTCTGGACAAAACCATGAGAAAAGGCCTTACGTGTAGATACAGTATCCCCCTCCGTTGCAACAGAAACGGGGAGAGGATTGACACCAGGATTATACCATAACCTCAAAAGCTCACCATATGAAGAAAATTCCATAACCTTCGCAACACTTGCATTGCTAATAAAAAAACGTCCATTGCGAAGGAAAATATTGAGGTCTTTTTCGAGCACCTTACCATCAATAGGAAAAAAAACAATCTCATCCTCAAATCGTCCGAAATCGAGACTAATAGTACGCTCAATACTCAATCTCACAAAAGCTTCTCCAGAACAGGAAAAAAACAAAAAAACAAAAGATAACAAGACAAAGAAACGTTTTATATACAAAAAAACAATCCCAATATTTTTCATTTATGCTATACTATCCTTGACTTTAAGTCCTGTCAACTTGACCAGATTAAAACATATGTATAGGTTAGAGTTATGAAGATACTAAACAAGATTTTTGGAACAAAAAAAGAAAGAGATCTTAAAAACCTACTGCCGATATTATATAACATAAATAAACTGGAACCATGGGCAATGCAGCTCGATGATTCCGATTTTAAAAAAGAAACCGAACGGCTTAAAAGCCTTTTACAGGCAGGCAAAAATACCGACGACATACTTCCGGAAGCTTTTGCCATTGCAAGAGAAGCAGCAAAAAGAAAGCTAGGCGAAAGATTATATGATGTCCAGCTTCTGGGAGCCATAAGCCTTCATAAAGGCAATATCATGGAAATGAAAACTGGAGAGGGTAAAACCCTTTCCAGCGTTCCTGCCGCATATCTTAACGCACTAACAGGAAAAGGCGTACATATCATAACTGTAAACGACTATCTGGCAGAAAGGGACTCAAAATGGATGAAACCCGTATATGATCTACTGGGAATATCCGTCGGAGTAATATTATCCAGTATGGATACAGAGGCAAGAAAACAAGCTTACAATAAAGATATAACATACGGTACCAATAATGAATTCGGATTTGATTATCTCAGGGATAACATGTGCCGGGACCTCTCGGAAAAAGTACAAAGAGGACACCATTATTGTATTGTGGACGAAATAGACTCTATTCTTATTGATGAAGCCAGAACTCCCCTCATAATATCCGGTCCGGCAGAAGATGACAAAATAAAAATAATGGAAGCCAATAGAATAATTCCATTTTTAAAAGAAGCTCCTAAAGATTCGGAAAGCGGAGAATACATAGAAGAAAGGGAAGAAGAAGGACACTATAAACTGGATATAAAGAACAAAAGAGTAACGTTCACTAATAACGGCCTTGCAAAAATAGAAGAATTATTAAACAAGAGAAAGGCAATAACAGGTTCCATATTCTCAGAAGAAAATTTTGAGTTTATCCATTATGTTACACAGGCTTGCAGAGCTCACTTTCTCTTTAAAAAGGATGTGGATTATGTAGTACAAGACGGACAAGTACAAATAGTAGATGAGTTTACGGGCAGAATATTACATGGCAGACGATACTCAGAAGGCCTTCATCAGGCACTAGAAGCAAAGGAAAATATAAAAATAGCAGAAAGAAACAAAACTCTCGCAACAATAACCTTTCAGAACTACTTTAGAATGTATGAAAAACTCTCCGGCATGACAGGAACAGCAGAAACAGAGGCAAA is drawn from Spirochaetia bacterium 38H-sp and contains these coding sequences:
- a CDS encoding NAD(P)H-hydrate dehydratase, which encodes MKHIVSMDSAALIDSGVQQNYGIPAIILMEQAGTALSELFFDKFCSASDSVVFLCGTGNNGGDAMVMARNAFFKGFSSIKVIITKESLRDIPAIQLDIIRSLGIDTYVWENDRSICEEICSKADWIVEGLLGIGQKSELRQDIKSIVSFINNLDDIRIFSIDVPAGIYDDYGLIADVTVNVGVYKQECFFPSYRKRCGDIHLVEISFPPELIKRQSSGLLIEDISVFSDELNISRYSHKGDRGRIGVFAGSAGMLGAALLSGKSVLRTPSGYVYLFVGNDIFEQIYPIAGPLVVKKESDLQSFDFMDSVLVGPGWGRCENRVLLLSSILKKFDKGVIDADAIYSLKLLIDKEDVSLGTGWVLTPHIGECAFLLNTTVDKLLKNPLICQDFVNRHSCTLVLKSHVTWIFSPGNIAVYDGCFSPLGTAGSGDVLAGLIAGLLTAYTSSFSAACAGVIAHANAAKLLYKDKGWFSSDMLVDYIGLSLKEIGIEIYERER